One segment of Bradyrhizobium sp. CB2312 DNA contains the following:
- a CDS encoding HupE/UreJ family protein produces the protein MRSHLARALTAAALLLTGANAAEAHIVAARLGDFYMGASHPLTDLQDVLLWTATGLLAGTLGAARGRWLILVFPLGLLAGLPFASLFGAAATQLADATMMLAIGMLLAAAAQVPTFVLCAIAFAVAVIRGAANGAELGPETDRLLFAAGLACAGYTVITLTMALTAVFRQTTSDNSASWRAIAVRALGGWIAAIGLMMASLALAT, from the coding sequence ATGAGATCGCACCTTGCACGGGCCTTGACCGCTGCAGCGTTGCTGCTGACCGGGGCGAACGCAGCCGAGGCCCATATCGTCGCGGCCCGCCTCGGTGATTTCTACATGGGAGCCTCGCACCCGCTCACCGATCTTCAGGATGTCCTGCTCTGGACCGCGACCGGCCTGCTGGCAGGCACGCTTGGCGCCGCCAGGGGACGCTGGCTCATCCTGGTGTTTCCGCTCGGCCTGCTGGCCGGACTGCCGTTCGCGTCCCTGTTCGGCGCGGCCGCGACGCAGCTGGCCGACGCGACCATGATGCTCGCGATCGGCATGCTGCTCGCAGCAGCCGCGCAAGTTCCCACCTTCGTGTTGTGCGCGATTGCATTCGCGGTCGCCGTGATACGGGGCGCTGCGAACGGGGCCGAGCTCGGACCCGAAACCGACCGGCTGCTGTTTGCGGCCGGCCTTGCCTGTGCGGGCTACACGGTGATCACGCTGACGATGGCGCTGACCGCCGTCTTCAGGCAAACGACGTCGGACAATTCGGCATCTTGGCGGGCCATCGCCGTTCGCGCCCTCGGAGGCTGGATCGCGGCGATCGGCCTGATGATGGCAAGCCTCGCTCTCGCGACGTGA
- a CDS encoding general secretion pathway protein GspN, protein MRAHRAIRRISAWLAPMLAASLAVSAPTFALPSDFSDADAPAYVVPAPDRPLPEVPATSASAVSPAARTASPVKREAMKGNPLWAVPLATLSETGERPIFSASRRPPPPVASVAASSAPPPPPGPPQAELHLVLVGTVIGGDQSVGIFVDEDSKTTLRLKLDGDYQGWKLLSVHRREVIMARGELTETLELTRTGQGASANVSAVAESTAKRGSSHTAQYD, encoded by the coding sequence ATGCGAGCACATCGGGCGATACGGCGGATCTCGGCATGGCTCGCGCCCATGCTGGCGGCTTCGCTCGCCGTTTCCGCGCCGACCTTTGCGCTGCCGTCTGATTTTTCGGATGCCGACGCGCCGGCCTACGTCGTGCCGGCGCCTGACCGCCCACTTCCGGAAGTTCCCGCAACATCGGCATCGGCCGTCAGCCCTGCGGCGCGAACCGCCTCGCCCGTCAAGCGAGAGGCCATGAAGGGCAATCCGCTCTGGGCGGTCCCGCTCGCAACGCTGTCGGAGACGGGCGAGCGACCGATCTTTTCGGCCTCGCGGCGCCCGCCACCGCCCGTGGCTTCAGTCGCCGCGTCGAGCGCGCCGCCACCGCCGCCGGGCCCGCCGCAGGCCGAGTTGCATCTGGTGCTGGTCGGAACCGTCATCGGCGGCGATCAGAGTGTCGGGATTTTTGTCGACGAGGACAGCAAGACGACACTGCGCCTCAAGCTGGACGGCGACTATCAGGGCTGGAAACTTCTTTCGGTGCATCGGCGGGAGGTCATCATGGCGCGCGGCGAGCTGACCGAGACCTTGGAGCTCACGAGGACGGGCCAGGGCGCGTCCGCAAACGTGTCGGCGGTTGCGGAAAGCACCGCAAAGCGCGGAAGCTCGCACACGGCTCAGTACGACTAG
- a CDS encoding peptidylprolyl isomerase, with the protein MTDEKHCRIRRGDARAKKVCDNRMSMPATPVEVQPFPISRIDDSDPNDVAHGATKSSRSLVSLFARLSREPLLHFTLLGAIIFGIDAVLHPPAKDEKVITVTKAMRQSFIDNFDEDKERAPSEAQLQKMIDSWVASEILYREGKALAVDRGDETIRDRIAYKMQLLIFDQIRVPRPTDEQLQAWFAENHGRFDEPERVSFYITPPTDQETAQRQLDDITQQRESEELQKLTRAILGRPVESLSASFGDNFRDGLLAMPEGEWKLLQSKDGWHVARLDSRQAGNLASLDSVRDEAARNWHTEETRKRAWEAVKRLKASYQVRNEP; encoded by the coding sequence ATGACAGATGAAAAGCACTGCCGCATAAGACGCGGCGACGCGCGTGCCAAGAAAGTTTGTGACAACCGTATGTCAATGCCAGCGACACCAGTTGAAGTGCAGCCCTTTCCGATATCGCGTATCGACGATTCAGATCCGAACGATGTCGCCCACGGCGCAACGAAGTCTTCGCGCTCGCTTGTCTCTCTATTTGCGCGGCTGTCGCGCGAGCCTCTGCTGCATTTCACCTTGCTCGGAGCGATCATCTTCGGCATCGACGCGGTGCTGCATCCTCCGGCCAAGGACGAAAAAGTCATCACCGTCACCAAGGCAATGCGGCAGTCCTTCATCGACAATTTCGACGAGGACAAGGAACGCGCGCCTTCCGAGGCGCAGCTCCAGAAGATGATCGACAGCTGGGTCGCGAGCGAGATTCTCTATCGTGAAGGCAAGGCGCTTGCCGTCGACCGCGGTGACGAGACGATCCGCGACCGGATCGCCTACAAGATGCAATTGCTGATCTTCGATCAGATCCGCGTGCCGCGTCCCACCGACGAGCAGTTGCAAGCATGGTTCGCGGAAAATCACGGCCGCTTCGACGAGCCTGAGCGCGTTTCATTCTACATCACCCCGCCCACCGATCAGGAAACGGCGCAGCGTCAGCTCGACGACATCACTCAGCAGCGCGAATCCGAGGAGTTGCAGAAGCTCACGCGCGCCATCCTCGGCCGCCCCGTCGAGAGTCTCTCGGCATCCTTCGGCGACAATTTCCGTGACGGATTGCTGGCGATGCCGGAGGGGGAATGGAAGCTGTTGCAGTCCAAGGATGGCTGGCACGTCGCCCGGCTGGATTCTCGGCAAGCCGGAAATCTTGCCAGTCTCGACAGCGTTCGGGATGAGGCGGCCAGGAACTGGCACACGGAGGAAACCCGCAAGCGCGCCTGGGAAGCGGTCAAGCGGCTCAAGGCATCCTATCAAGTGCGGAACGAGCCGTGA
- a CDS encoding HupE/UreJ family protein, translated as MTTIRYLRLALLALTFALAVLIRPSVLHAHEAAMGVLEFREVRPGAFVGRWSIEPSIGASRVDLRVPPHCFLRLPEMNCGQKGLIGPITITNLGSNMSVVLIKVVPIEGEPRSYTISTANPVVSVLGTGAPTLETWIELAKTYVNYGIDHILLGADHLLFVLGLIWIVGGGWPLVKTITAFTIGHSASLAAAAFGLIGVPERPLNACIALSIAFVGVEIVKQQRGEIGLTARYPWMVAFTFGLVHGIGFASALAGLGLERRLLPAALLFFNIGVEIGQLAFVLLVLALIWAHRRLDAVVPRWGEALPAYLIGSVSMFWFFGRLARVFAVI; from the coding sequence GTGACGACGATACGATATTTGCGGCTTGCGCTGCTGGCCTTGACCTTCGCTCTGGCCGTGCTGATCCGGCCATCGGTGCTTCATGCGCATGAAGCGGCGATGGGCGTGCTTGAATTCCGCGAGGTTCGCCCAGGCGCCTTCGTCGGCCGCTGGAGCATAGAGCCGTCGATCGGCGCCTCGCGGGTCGATCTGCGGGTGCCGCCGCATTGCTTCCTGCGTCTGCCCGAGATGAACTGCGGCCAGAAGGGACTGATTGGCCCGATCACCATCACCAATCTCGGCTCCAACATGTCGGTGGTCCTGATCAAGGTCGTCCCGATCGAGGGCGAGCCGCGCAGCTACACGATCTCGACGGCCAATCCCGTCGTCTCCGTGCTCGGCACCGGCGCACCGACGCTCGAGACCTGGATCGAGCTGGCCAAGACTTATGTGAATTACGGTATCGATCACATTCTGCTCGGCGCCGATCACCTGCTGTTCGTGCTCGGCCTGATCTGGATCGTCGGCGGCGGCTGGCCTCTGGTGAAGACCATCACCGCCTTCACGATCGGGCACAGCGCTTCGCTGGCCGCGGCGGCATTCGGCCTGATCGGCGTGCCGGAACGCCCGCTCAACGCCTGCATCGCGTTGAGCATCGCCTTCGTCGGCGTGGAGATCGTCAAGCAGCAGCGCGGCGAGATCGGGCTCACCGCGCGCTATCCCTGGATGGTGGCCTTCACCTTCGGCCTGGTTCACGGCATCGGCTTTGCGAGCGCCCTGGCGGGACTTGGGCTCGAACGCCGCCTGCTGCCCGCGGCACTGCTGTTCTTCAACATCGGCGTGGAGATCGGACAGCTTGCCTTCGTGCTGCTCGTGCTCGCATTGATCTGGGCGCATCGGCGGCTCGATGCCGTCGTGCCGCGCTGGGGCGAGGCGCTGCCGGCCTATCTCATCGGGTCGGTGTCGATGTTCTGGTTCTTCGGCCGTCTGGCGCGCGTGTTCGCCGTGATCTGA
- a CDS encoding spermidine synthase: MQSEPDSIAIASAGRFAGAAQDEAAPARTRQAASRAWALVPIVTASGLAGLGYEIVWTRQLSLVLGTEMMAVLGVIAGFFGGLALGAFALDRPIRRAASPWRVYAMLEAVIAVWGLISVWLLPAAGRALAPLLGTEPSAALLWAGSLALPTLVLLPATMAMGGTLAALERMMRNARGEARVTAGVYGANTAGALAGTLVATFLLIPALGFSGTLLCLAAVNAFCALGALALGPAATADAEERRPERIRDVRLTITLFATGLLGIAFEVLVVRIAAQVMEDTVYTFAGLLAAYLLGTAAGSLLWQRTGRDARDGNLRGLLAATALACIATAALAPYAGRLVEAVSSADIFGELAVAMVLFLVPASAMGALFGLLAQRVSDQRGSVGAAVGINSLGACIAPLLAAQFLIPALGAWTALLAVAVGYLLLLPPGRSALLWSAVPAVPALILWLNPAPSLTRVPPGGALLAVREGPMATASVVDDAAGVRYLEINGHFRMGGTSSTRSDYRQAMLPLLLHEAPHRALFLGIGTGATMVGGAQMPGVSVRAVELSREVVELLPWFVNPPPASAPLVTVADARRYVAADTGQHDVIIADLFHPALDGSGALYTVEHFAAVKRRLAPGGIFCQWLPLYQLDMPSLRAIVRGFLDVYPDGAAWLNHYSVRTPMLALVGTRDGGHLDTDALAARLRDPAVASAVRPLGFETSIDLLGQYVAGPRALSTFAGEGPRNTDDYPFVTFDARRNVRALTAAPWSLLLAVTKEIRPDPNELLVSAAERDALGTRLNAYWAARNRFLEAGASLPGDPRGAALIDAASPGLIDALRLSAEFDPAYGPLMGMAKSLLGSDRAAAARLLRKINEAAPSRREARDLLLREFGMRNE, translated from the coding sequence ATGCAATCTGAGCCGGACAGCATCGCGATCGCTTCGGCTGGCCGGTTCGCAGGCGCGGCGCAGGATGAGGCCGCGCCGGCGCGCACGCGCCAGGCTGCAAGCCGCGCCTGGGCTCTCGTGCCGATCGTGACCGCGTCGGGTCTTGCGGGCCTCGGCTACGAGATCGTGTGGACGCGCCAGCTGAGCCTCGTGCTGGGCACCGAGATGATGGCGGTGCTCGGGGTCATTGCCGGGTTCTTCGGCGGCCTGGCACTGGGCGCGTTCGCGCTCGATCGGCCGATCCGCCGCGCTGCATCGCCATGGCGCGTCTATGCGATGCTCGAAGCCGTCATTGCCGTGTGGGGCCTGATCAGCGTCTGGTTGCTGCCGGCCGCCGGTCGCGCTCTTGCCCCCCTGCTCGGCACCGAGCCGTCGGCTGCCCTGCTCTGGGCCGGCAGCCTGGCGCTGCCGACTCTCGTGCTGCTGCCGGCAACGATGGCGATGGGCGGGACGCTGGCCGCGCTGGAACGGATGATGCGGAACGCGCGTGGCGAAGCCCGCGTCACGGCCGGCGTCTACGGCGCGAATACGGCCGGAGCTCTTGCCGGCACGCTCGTCGCGACATTCCTTCTGATCCCGGCGCTGGGATTTTCGGGCACGTTGCTCTGCCTTGCCGCCGTCAACGCGTTCTGCGCGCTTGGCGCGCTCGCGCTCGGCCCAGCCGCCACGGCCGATGCCGAGGAACGGCGGCCGGAACGCATTCGCGACGTGCGGCTCACCATCACCCTGTTCGCCACGGGACTGCTGGGAATCGCCTTCGAGGTCCTCGTGGTCCGGATCGCCGCCCAGGTGATGGAAGACACCGTCTACACGTTCGCCGGGCTGCTCGCCGCCTATCTGCTCGGCACCGCGGCGGGGAGCCTGCTCTGGCAGCGGACCGGGCGCGATGCCAGGGATGGAAATCTCCGCGGCCTGCTCGCGGCAACCGCACTCGCCTGCATCGCGACCGCGGCGCTGGCCCCCTATGCCGGCCGCCTGGTCGAGGCCGTATCGTCTGCGGACATCTTTGGTGAGCTGGCCGTGGCGATGGTGTTGTTCCTGGTTCCTGCGAGCGCCATGGGCGCGCTGTTCGGCCTGCTGGCGCAACGGGTGAGCGATCAGCGCGGCTCGGTCGGAGCGGCGGTCGGCATCAACAGCCTTGGTGCCTGCATCGCGCCGCTGCTGGCGGCGCAATTCCTGATTCCGGCCCTTGGCGCATGGACGGCGCTGCTTGCCGTTGCGGTCGGCTATCTGCTGCTGCTGCCGCCCGGCCGATCGGCGCTGCTGTGGTCCGCGGTACCGGCAGTCCCCGCGCTCATCTTGTGGCTCAATCCTGCGCCATCATTGACGCGCGTGCCGCCGGGTGGCGCGCTGCTCGCAGTCCGTGAAGGTCCGATGGCGACGGCCAGCGTCGTCGATGACGCCGCGGGCGTGCGCTACCTCGAGATCAACGGCCACTTCCGCATGGGCGGGACGAGCTCGACGCGCTCCGACTACCGGCAGGCGATGCTGCCGCTGCTGCTTCACGAGGCCCCGCACCGCGCCTTGTTCCTGGGTATCGGCACCGGCGCCACCATGGTCGGCGGCGCGCAGATGCCCGGCGTCAGCGTGCGCGCCGTCGAACTTTCCCGCGAAGTGGTGGAGCTGTTGCCCTGGTTCGTCAATCCGCCACCGGCATCAGCGCCGCTTGTGACGGTGGCGGATGCCCGCCGCTACGTCGCTGCGGATACCGGCCAGCACGACGTGATCATCGCCGACCTGTTTCATCCCGCGCTCGACGGCAGCGGCGCGCTCTACACGGTGGAGCATTTCGCAGCCGTGAAACGGCGCCTCGCGCCCGGCGGGATCTTCTGCCAATGGCTGCCGCTGTACCAGCTCGATATGCCGTCGCTGCGCGCCATCGTCCGCGGCTTTCTCGACGTCTATCCCGACGGCGCGGCCTGGCTCAATCACTACAGCGTCCGCACACCGATGCTTGCGCTGGTCGGAACGCGGGACGGCGGCCATCTCGACACCGACGCGCTGGCTGCGCGGCTTCGCGATCCCGCGGTCGCATCAGCCGTTCGCCCCCTCGGGTTCGAGACATCGATCGATCTCCTCGGCCAATATGTAGCAGGCCCGCGCGCCCTCTCCACATTCGCCGGCGAGGGTCCGCGCAACACGGACGACTATCCGTTCGTGACTTTCGATGCGCGCCGAAATGTCCGTGCGCTCACGGCGGCGCCCTGGTCACTGCTGCTTGCCGTCACGAAGGAGATTCGCCCGGATCCGAATGAACTGCTCGTGAGCGCAGCCGAGCGCGACGCGCTGGGCACACGCCTCAATGCCTACTGGGCCGCGCGCAACCGCTTTCTCGAAGCCGGTGCGTCTCTGCCAGGCGATCCGCGCGGAGCCGCGTTGATCGACGCGGCGTCGCCGGGCCTCATCGACGCGCTTCGCCTGAGCGCGGAGTTCGATCCGGCCTATGGACCGCTGATGGGGATGGCAAAATCCCTGCTCGGCTCGGACCGCGCGGCCGCCGCACGCCTGCTGCGCAAGATCAACGAGGCAGCACCGTCCCGCCGCGAGGCAAGGGACCTGCTGCTTCGAGAGTTCGGCATGAGAAACGAGTGA
- a CDS encoding RidA family protein → MIQRVLPYEGLLHEVVEHNGVLYIGGIVPEDTSLDMSGQASDVLRQLAQLLKTLGSDICKVLQVTIYMADLKEKAEFNAAWKACFAEAHLPARAAIGVADLGPGVKLEMTAIAARQ, encoded by the coding sequence ATGATCCAGCGCGTCTTGCCCTACGAAGGACTTCTCCACGAAGTGGTCGAGCACAATGGTGTGCTCTATATCGGCGGAATCGTCCCCGAGGATACGAGCCTCGATATGTCGGGCCAGGCCAGCGACGTTCTCAGGCAGCTGGCGCAGCTGCTGAAGACTCTCGGATCCGACATATGCAAGGTCCTGCAGGTGACCATCTACATGGCCGACCTCAAGGAGAAGGCCGAGTTCAACGCGGCCTGGAAGGCGTGCTTCGCCGAAGCGCATCTGCCGGCGCGCGCCGCAATCGGCGTCGCCGACCTCGGTCCGGGCGTCAAGCTCGAGATGACTGCGATCGCGGCCCGGCAATAG
- a CDS encoding HupE/UreJ family protein produces the protein MNLHISRALTTAIAAIALTQPALAHEQAGVAGGLASGLLHPVTGIDHLIAMVAVGIWGAQLGAPAIWILPITFPLVMAVGGVLGVLHVPLPMPELMIAISAVILGVAVAARLRLPFAAAAAIVAIFAIFHGHAHGAELPRAANALAYGVGFVTATGLLHLCGIMIGTLTRWPAGERIIQGLGAGIAGIGCYFLAQGLGAVA, from the coding sequence ATGAATCTACACATCTCCCGAGCCCTCACCACGGCGATCGCAGCAATCGCGCTGACGCAACCGGCTCTCGCGCACGAGCAGGCTGGCGTGGCCGGCGGCCTCGCCAGCGGCCTGCTGCATCCGGTCACCGGCATCGACCATCTGATCGCGATGGTGGCTGTCGGGATCTGGGGCGCGCAGCTCGGCGCGCCCGCCATCTGGATCCTGCCGATCACGTTCCCGCTCGTCATGGCGGTCGGCGGAGTGCTGGGCGTGTTGCATGTTCCGCTGCCGATGCCGGAGCTGATGATAGCCATTTCCGCCGTGATCCTCGGCGTGGCTGTTGCGGCCCGGCTGCGCCTGCCCTTTGCCGCGGCCGCCGCGATCGTCGCGATCTTCGCGATCTTCCATGGACATGCGCACGGCGCAGAGCTTCCCCGCGCGGCGAATGCGCTGGCCTACGGCGTCGGCTTCGTCACCGCCACCGGCCTCCTGCATCTCTGCGGCATCATGATCGGCACGTTGACGCGCTGGCCCGCCGGCGAGCGCATCATTCAGGGACTTGGCGCCGGCATCGCCGGGATCGGCTGCTACTTCCTCGCGCAGGGTCTCGGAGCCGTCGCATGA
- a CDS encoding TonB-dependent receptor, whose translation MRSVLLRVFSAAASSALCTFPAPAHEISSAAPAELPPVTIAGADHQHPKRHTHRKPPKNAGVRSQAAVRTDGQTEGGGAPGAAPAGSTALQPTAASAVRISGAQVNAIPFSRPGEALEVVPGLIVTQHSGEGKANQYFLRGFNLDHGTDLAISVDGMPVNMPTHGHGQGYADINFLIPELIRSVNVRKGPYFADQGDFASAGAVAIDYVNKLPHNFAELTFGSFGYRRALAAGSTSVGDGTLLTAFEANKYDGPWDVPDDVRKLNGVMRYSQGTATDGLTLTAMAYSNGWNSTDQVPQRAIDQGLITRLGTLDPTDGGTSSRFSLSSNWAQSSDYGQTNVSAYVVRSDLRLFNNFTYFLDNPVNGDQFSQLDGRTLGGFDARHTFDWRLGGLESQTRVGVQTRYDDIHVGLFKTEQRSWLSTVRDDHVQEGNVGLWTDTTTRWKDWLRTTVGIREDFFAGHVNSDTPENSGNAQASMASPKAGIVLGPWYKTEFYGNAGYGLHSNDIRGATITVDPNDKVTPLDRVPLLVRSRGAELGIRTKVIEGLTSTLAVFVLDFDSELLFVGDAGTTEPSRPSRRVGVEWTNEYKPLPWMTVDLDVAQTHARFTDFDPAGSRIPGAPAWVASSAITLGGDTGWFGSLKARYFGPRPLIEDDSVRSRSSLIFNARAGYRFDNGVRVQLDVLNLFNAQTNQIEYYYLSRLPGEPIDGVADRHVHPAEPLAVRLTVAARF comes from the coding sequence GTGCGTAGCGTCTTGTTGCGGGTGTTTTCCGCTGCCGCATCGTCCGCGCTGTGCACGTTCCCGGCCCCAGCCCACGAGATCAGCTCGGCCGCGCCCGCCGAGCTTCCGCCAGTCACCATTGCGGGGGCGGATCATCAGCATCCCAAACGGCACACCCACAGAAAGCCGCCGAAAAATGCCGGTGTGCGCAGCCAGGCTGCCGTTCGCACGGACGGCCAGACCGAGGGCGGCGGTGCGCCCGGCGCTGCGCCGGCCGGCTCGACCGCCCTGCAACCCACTGCCGCCAGCGCAGTGCGCATCAGCGGCGCACAGGTGAACGCTATCCCGTTCTCGCGGCCCGGCGAGGCGCTGGAAGTGGTGCCGGGCCTGATCGTCACGCAGCATTCCGGCGAGGGCAAAGCCAACCAGTATTTTCTGCGCGGCTTCAATCTCGATCACGGCACCGATCTTGCGATCAGTGTCGACGGCATGCCCGTCAACATGCCGACCCACGGGCATGGGCAAGGCTATGCCGATATCAACTTCCTGATCCCGGAGCTGATCCGGTCGGTCAACGTCCGCAAAGGACCGTATTTCGCCGACCAGGGCGACTTCGCATCCGCCGGCGCCGTGGCGATCGACTATGTCAACAAGCTGCCGCACAATTTCGCGGAGCTGACCTTCGGCAGCTTCGGCTATCGCCGCGCCTTGGCGGCGGGATCGACCAGCGTTGGCGACGGCACGCTGCTGACGGCATTTGAAGCCAACAAATATGACGGGCCATGGGACGTGCCCGACGATGTCCGCAAGCTGAACGGCGTCATGCGCTACAGCCAGGGCACCGCGACCGATGGCCTGACGCTGACGGCGATGGCCTATTCCAACGGCTGGAATTCGACCGATCAGGTCCCGCAACGCGCGATCGACCAGGGCCTGATCACCCGTCTCGGCACGCTCGATCCGACCGATGGCGGCACCTCCAGCCGCTTCAGCCTGTCGAGTAACTGGGCACAGTCGAGCGACTATGGGCAAACCAATGTCAGCGCTTATGTCGTGCGCTCCGATCTGCGGCTGTTCAACAATTTCACCTATTTCCTCGACAATCCCGTCAATGGCGACCAGTTCAGCCAGCTCGATGGTCGCACGCTCGGCGGCTTTGACGCGCGGCACACGTTCGACTGGCGCTTAGGCGGGCTCGAATCGCAGACCCGTGTCGGCGTACAGACGCGCTACGACGACATCCATGTCGGGCTGTTCAAGACCGAGCAGCGCTCATGGCTCTCGACCGTGCGCGACGACCACGTGCAGGAGGGCAATGTCGGCCTCTGGACCGACACCACCACGCGCTGGAAGGACTGGCTGCGCACCACGGTCGGCATCCGCGAGGACTTTTTTGCCGGACATGTGAACAGCGACACGCCGGAGAATTCGGGCAACGCGCAGGCCTCGATGGCGAGCCCGAAGGCCGGCATCGTGCTCGGCCCCTGGTACAAGACCGAGTTCTACGGCAATGCCGGCTACGGCCTGCACAGCAACGACATCCGCGGCGCGACGATCACCGTCGATCCCAACGACAAGGTGACCCCGCTCGACCGCGTGCCGCTGCTGGTGCGCTCGCGCGGCGCCGAGCTCGGCATCCGCACCAAGGTGATCGAGGGTCTCACCAGCACGCTCGCAGTTTTCGTGCTCGACTTCGACTCAGAGCTGCTCTTCGTCGGCGACGCCGGCACTACCGAGCCGAGCCGGCCCAGCCGCCGCGTCGGCGTCGAGTGGACGAACGAGTACAAGCCTCTGCCGTGGATGACGGTCGACCTCGACGTCGCGCAGACTCACGCGCGCTTCACCGATTTCGACCCCGCCGGGTCCCGCATCCCCGGCGCACCGGCGTGGGTGGCCAGCAGCGCGATCACGCTGGGCGGCGACACCGGCTGGTTCGGCAGCCTGAAGGCGCGCTATTTCGGTCCGCGCCCGCTCATCGAGGACGACAGCGTCCGTTCGCGGTCCTCGCTGATCTTCAATGCGCGCGCCGGCTACAGATTCGACAATGGCGTGCGGGTGCAGCTCGACGTGCTCAACCTCTTCAACGCCCAGACCAACCAGATCGAATATTACTATCTGTCGCGCTTGCCGGGAGAGCCCATCGACGGCGTCGCTGACCGTCACGTCCATCCGGCCGAGCCGCTTGCGGTGCGGCTGACGGTGGCGGCAAGATTCTGA
- a CDS encoding 2OG-Fe(II) oxygenase family protein, producing MDQIEPLFPIPLMRSPGLLPPSLNEAAVAAIRSTTIEGNLRSGQLFHTEVADPRDNELFRQIAELAAPKLVDFGVLLFGEQLRWTVKEMWTNMLETGGNQTLHSHANSFVSGIFYLTPSHAACKTVFVRPPGGSDFSFRHHTRSAAIGPFNAGKYVLPEAEPGDLVLFPSYLYHEVPRNPGGQRITIAFNAIPDHLDCWGYRINFAP from the coding sequence ATGGATCAGATCGAGCCGCTTTTCCCGATTCCCCTCATGCGCTCGCCTGGGCTGCTGCCGCCATCGCTGAACGAGGCCGCGGTCGCCGCGATCCGCAGTACCACGATCGAAGGGAATCTGCGCTCGGGCCAACTGTTCCACACCGAGGTTGCCGATCCCCGCGACAATGAGCTGTTTCGCCAGATCGCCGAGCTTGCCGCACCGAAGCTGGTCGATTTCGGCGTCCTGCTGTTCGGCGAGCAGTTGCGCTGGACGGTCAAGGAGATGTGGACCAACATGCTCGAGACCGGCGGAAACCAGACGCTGCATTCGCACGCCAACAGTTTCGTGTCCGGCATCTTCTATCTCACGCCCTCGCACGCGGCGTGCAAGACGGTGTTCGTGCGGCCGCCCGGCGGCTCAGACTTTTCCTTCCGTCACCACACCCGCAGTGCCGCCATCGGGCCGTTCAATGCGGGCAAATATGTTTTGCCGGAAGCCGAGCCCGGCGATCTCGTGCTGTTCCCGAGCTATCTCTATCACGAGGTGCCCAGAAATCCGGGCGGGCAGCGGATCACGATCGCCTTCAACGCGATTCCGGACCATCTGGACTGCTGGGGCTATCGCATCAACTTCGCGCCGTGA